The Streptomyces sp. NBC_00224 genome has a window encoding:
- a CDS encoding TIM-barrel domain-containing protein produces MDGNDLVRSVKAVGSVQGLRAVRSALRRRRADAWGLPARGPERARVPGQVRDAEPRPGGGVVRFARSELEVRVAAGGAVFWGWDGAGPEPSYALSGPAPEPDARAALEPDTDGGWRVVSERVMVAVSRHGAVEVRTPGGVVLRRELPPRWWEPVGGGPARWVQRSEVAADARVFGLGGRADGPRLRDGAYRLWNTDPRGGFAPGDDPLYITMPVQLVVADAGTHLAFYDNAWDGRVLLREGEEGAGSGHDRAGSSELRMEGGPLRCWVVVGTPARVLQGWTALTGAPALPPSWALGPQHARWGFGSEAEVRRVVAGYREHGLPLSALHLDIDHYDAHQVFTVDRERFPDLPRLAKDLAEEGVRLVSIVDPAVKAQRGNAVYESGLAADAFVRDARGDEVRGVVWPGECVYPDFTDPRAREWWGGLYQERLDQGFAGVWHDMNEPTSFAPFGDPTLPRSARHVLEGRGGDHREAHNVYGLTMARAGYEGLRRLRPDDRPFLFSRSGWVGMQRYGGTWSGDVSTGWPGLRASLALVLGLGLCGVPYSGPDVGGFSGTPSPELYLRWLQLAARLPFFRTHSAIWAGRREPWEFGPEVLGHARVALTERERLHPYFMTLAQLARLTGAPYARPVWWGTPGDKALRDCEDAFLLGDALLVAPVFERGTDRRAVRLPRGRWYDTATEEPHEGPCQVLVDAPLARIPVLARAGSVIPVRGAQGEVELEVWAPAAGRTGGGLVVRDAGDGWGQAVVERFTTRTAGGRVVVERITDEGATREVGYAVRVRGEGRGVG; encoded by the coding sequence ATGGACGGCAATGACCTGGTGCGCTCGGTGAAGGCGGTCGGCTCGGTACAGGGGCTGCGGGCGGTCCGCTCGGCCCTGCGGCGGCGCCGTGCGGACGCCTGGGGGCTGCCCGCGCGCGGGCCCGAGCGCGCCCGGGTACCCGGTCAGGTACGGGACGCGGAGCCCCGGCCGGGTGGCGGCGTGGTGCGGTTCGCGCGCTCCGAGCTGGAGGTGCGGGTGGCGGCGGGCGGCGCCGTGTTCTGGGGCTGGGACGGAGCCGGCCCCGAGCCGTCGTACGCGCTGTCAGGGCCCGCGCCCGAGCCCGACGCGCGCGCCGCCCTGGAGCCCGATACGGACGGCGGCTGGCGGGTGGTCTCCGAACGGGTGATGGTGGCGGTGTCCCGGCACGGGGCGGTGGAGGTGCGCACCCCCGGCGGGGTGGTGCTCCGCCGCGAGCTGCCGCCGCGCTGGTGGGAGCCGGTCGGCGGCGGTCCCGCGCGCTGGGTGCAGCGCTCCGAAGTGGCCGCCGACGCGCGTGTGTTCGGGCTCGGCGGGCGCGCGGACGGCCCCCGGCTGCGCGACGGGGCGTACCGGCTGTGGAACACGGACCCGCGCGGCGGCTTCGCCCCCGGCGACGACCCGCTGTACATCACGATGCCGGTGCAGCTGGTGGTGGCGGACGCCGGGACCCATCTGGCGTTCTACGACAACGCCTGGGACGGCCGGGTCCTGCTCCGCGAGGGCGAGGAGGGTGCCGGTTCCGGTCATGACCGGGCCGGGAGCAGCGAGCTGCGGATGGAGGGCGGGCCGTTGCGCTGCTGGGTGGTGGTGGGCACCCCCGCGCGCGTGCTGCAGGGGTGGACGGCGCTGACCGGCGCGCCCGCGCTGCCGCCGTCCTGGGCGCTGGGCCCGCAACACGCCCGCTGGGGTTTCGGCAGCGAGGCCGAGGTGCGGCGGGTCGTCGCCGGGTACCGGGAACACGGGCTGCCGCTGTCCGCGCTCCATCTGGACATCGACCACTACGACGCCCACCAGGTGTTCACGGTCGACCGCGAGCGCTTCCCGGATCTGCCCCGCCTCGCCAAGGACCTGGCCGAGGAGGGTGTGCGGCTGGTGTCGATCGTCGATCCGGCGGTGAAGGCGCAGCGCGGCAACGCCGTGTACGAGAGCGGGCTCGCGGCGGACGCGTTCGTGCGGGACGCGCGCGGCGACGAGGTGCGGGGCGTGGTCTGGCCGGGCGAGTGCGTGTATCCCGACTTCACCGATCCACGCGCGCGTGAGTGGTGGGGCGGGCTCTACCAGGAGCGGCTGGACCAGGGCTTCGCCGGGGTGTGGCACGACATGAACGAGCCGACGTCGTTCGCGCCCTTCGGCGATCCGACCCTGCCCCGCTCGGCGCGGCACGTGCTGGAGGGCCGGGGCGGCGACCACCGCGAGGCCCACAACGTGTACGGCCTGACCATGGCGCGGGCGGGCTACGAGGGTTTGCGCAGGCTGCGCCCCGACGACCGTCCTTTTCTGTTCAGCCGCTCCGGCTGGGTCGGGATGCAGCGCTACGGGGGCACCTGGTCGGGTGATGTGAGCACCGGCTGGCCGGGGTTGCGGGCCTCGCTCGCCCTGGTGCTCGGACTCGGGCTGTGCGGGGTGCCGTACTCGGGCCCGGACGTGGGCGGATTCAGCGGCACCCCGTCGCCGGAGCTGTATCTGCGCTGGTTGCAGCTGGCGGCCCGGCTGCCGTTCTTCCGTACGCACTCGGCGATCTGGGCCGGGCGCCGGGAGCCGTGGGAGTTCGGTCCCGAGGTGCTCGGCCACGCGCGCGTGGCGCTGACCGAGCGGGAGCGGCTGCACCCGTACTTCATGACGCTGGCGCAGCTCGCCCGGCTGACCGGGGCGCCCTACGCACGGCCCGTGTGGTGGGGCACGCCGGGCGACAAGGCGCTGCGGGACTGCGAGGACGCGTTCCTGCTCGGTGACGCGCTGCTGGTGGCGCCCGTCTTCGAGCGGGGCACGGACCGGCGGGCGGTGCGGCTGCCGCGCGGCCGCTGGTACGACACGGCGACCGAGGAGCCCCACGAGGGCCCCTGCCAGGTCCTCGTGGACGCGCCCCTGGCCCGTATCCCGGTGCTGGCCAGGGCCGGTTCCGTCATCCCGGTGCGCGGCGCGCAGGGCGAGGTGGAGCTGGAGGTGTGGGCCCCGGCGGCCGGGCGCACCGGCGGCGGCCTCGTCGTACGGGACGCGGGCGACGGGTGGGGGCAGGCGGTGGTGGAGCGTTTCACCACCCGTACGGCGGGCGGCCGGGTGGTGGTGGAGCGGATCACGGACGAGGGGGCGACGCGGGAGGTGGGGTACGCGGTGCGGGTACGGGGTGAGGGCCGTGGGGTGGGGTGA
- a CDS encoding NUDIX domain-containing protein gives MTGTSKTSKQPVKDSHCTACGSPYPSASACWPRPCAACGTVTYRNPLPVAVALLPVEDARGTGLVVITRAVEPHIGRSALPGGFVDDGELWQEAVVRELYEETGIEASASDVRLVDALSSPHHVLLFGLLPARAAAELPPPAPTDETAGWRVLRRPEELAFPLHTQVVRGWFAGGERG, from the coding sequence GTGACCGGGACCTCGAAGACCTCGAAGCAGCCTGTGAAGGACTCGCACTGCACCGCGTGCGGATCGCCCTACCCCTCGGCCTCGGCCTGCTGGCCCCGCCCCTGCGCGGCCTGCGGGACCGTCACCTATCGCAACCCGTTGCCGGTCGCCGTCGCCCTCCTTCCCGTGGAGGACGCGCGCGGTACGGGACTCGTCGTCATCACCCGCGCGGTGGAACCCCATATCGGCCGCTCCGCCCTGCCCGGCGGCTTCGTCGACGACGGCGAGCTGTGGCAGGAGGCGGTCGTCCGCGAGCTGTACGAGGAGACCGGAATAGAAGCCTCCGCCTCCGATGTACGCCTCGTGGACGCGCTCAGCTCCCCGCACCACGTCCTCCTGTTCGGCCTGCTCCCCGCCCGCGCCGCAGCCGAACTCCCACCGCCCGCCCCGACCGACGAGACCGCGGGCTGGCGGGTGCTCCGCCGCCCCGAGGAACTGGCGTTTCCGCTGCATACGCAGGTGGTACGGGGGTGGTTCGCCGGGGGCGAGAGGGGGTGA
- a CDS encoding M15 family metallopeptidase, with amino-acid sequence MTLRSTVRDLVAAAAALLAVTAASPAARATPEPKAPAEFVALATVDPTIIQEMRYITPHNFVGRPIDGYRQPVCILTRQAAQALHQAQLKLLREGYSLKVYDCYRPQRAVDTFVEWAKDLDDQRMKTEFYPLVDKSRLFEDVYIAAKSGHSRGSSIDVTIVRLPAWPTPPYRPGQPLVPCFAPKDQRFPDNSVDMGTGFDCFDTLSHTDDPRIQGVQRANRQLLKGTLQAAGFVGIPQEWWHYTFQPEPFPDTYFDFPVAWRSVAGHR; translated from the coding sequence ATGACACTCAGATCGACCGTGCGCGACCTCGTCGCCGCTGCCGCCGCCCTGCTCGCCGTGACCGCCGCCTCGCCCGCGGCCCGGGCCACGCCCGAACCCAAGGCACCCGCCGAGTTCGTGGCGCTGGCCACCGTGGACCCGACGATCATCCAGGAGATGCGCTACATCACGCCGCACAACTTCGTGGGCCGGCCGATCGACGGCTACCGCCAGCCGGTGTGCATCCTGACCCGCCAGGCGGCCCAGGCACTGCACCAGGCGCAGCTGAAACTGCTCCGCGAGGGCTACTCGCTGAAGGTGTACGACTGCTATCGGCCGCAGCGGGCCGTCGACACCTTCGTGGAGTGGGCGAAGGACCTCGACGACCAGCGGATGAAGACCGAGTTCTATCCTCTTGTCGACAAGTCGAGGCTGTTCGAGGACGTGTACATCGCGGCCAAGTCCGGGCACAGCCGGGGCAGTTCGATCGACGTCACCATCGTCCGGCTGCCCGCGTGGCCGACCCCGCCCTACCGCCCCGGCCAGCCGCTCGTGCCGTGCTTCGCACCGAAGGACCAGCGCTTCCCCGACAACTCCGTCGACATGGGCACCGGTTTCGACTGCTTCGACACCCTGTCGCACACCGACGACCCCCGCATCCAGGGCGTCCAGCGCGCCAACCGCCAGCTCCTGAAGGGCACGCTCCAGGCCGCCGGGTTCGTCGGGATCCCCCAGGAGTGGTGGCACTACACCTTCCAGCCGGAGCCGTTCCCGGACACCTACTTCGACTTCCCGGTGGCGTGGCGCTCGGTGGCCGGCCACCGCTGA
- a CDS encoding Zn-ribbon domain-containing OB-fold protein, with protein sequence MVAGWFTEAEDQGFRLLGTRCSACASVFFPREDSFCRNPACSGRELTEVPLSGRGRVWSYTDGRYRPPAPYVSDPEAVWQPYTLVAVELEAERMVVLGQAVPGVTTADLAVGMEVEVVPGVLDEDAGTVWTTWHWRPVGASA encoded by the coding sequence GTGGTGGCGGGCTGGTTCACGGAGGCGGAGGATCAGGGGTTCCGGCTGCTCGGCACCCGGTGCTCCGCCTGCGCCTCCGTGTTCTTCCCCCGCGAGGACTCCTTCTGCCGCAACCCCGCCTGCTCCGGGCGGGAGTTGACCGAGGTGCCGCTCTCCGGGCGCGGGCGCGTCTGGTCGTACACCGACGGGCGCTACCGGCCGCCCGCGCCCTATGTCTCCGACCCCGAGGCCGTCTGGCAGCCGTACACACTGGTCGCCGTGGAGCTGGAGGCCGAGCGGATGGTCGTCCTGGGACAGGCCGTGCCGGGTGTGACCACCGCCGACCTCGCCGTCGGAATGGAGGTCGAGGTGGTGCCCGGCGTGCTCGACGAGGACGCCGGGACCGTCTGGACGACCTGGCACTGGCGGCCCGTGGGGGCGAGCGCATGA
- a CDS encoding lipid-transfer protein yields MSGTDDIAVLGAGMHPWGKWGRSFIEYGTVAAHAALADAGLDWPDVRSVVGAETVRGGYPGYVAGATFARALGWQGARVTSVYAACASGAQAINTARAQILSGMAEVVLVVGADAAPKGFFAPAGGERPDDPDWLRFRVLGATNPAYFGLYARRRMALHGDTIDDFALVKVKNAAAGALNPYARYRKAVTAEEVAASAVVADPLRLLDICATSDGAAALVLCGMDYARRHGALDPVRIRAVSTVTPTYPNTVLDLPDIATDSAVAAEPSPYSFRASIARAAYEEAGIGPEDLSLAEVYDLSTALELEWYEDLGLCGAGEGAKLVREGVTALGGRVPVNASGGLASFGEAVPAQAIAQVCELTRQLRGTAGERQIDGARAGITANQGLFGHGSSVIAVR; encoded by the coding sequence ATGAGCGGCACGGACGACATCGCGGTCCTCGGCGCCGGGATGCACCCCTGGGGCAAATGGGGCAGGAGTTTCATCGAGTACGGGACGGTCGCGGCCCACGCCGCGCTCGCCGACGCCGGGCTCGACTGGCCGGACGTGCGGTCCGTGGTCGGCGCGGAGACCGTGCGCGGCGGCTACCCCGGGTATGTGGCCGGGGCGACCTTCGCACGGGCCCTCGGCTGGCAGGGCGCGCGCGTGACGAGCGTGTACGCGGCCTGCGCGTCCGGGGCGCAGGCGATCAACACCGCGCGGGCGCAGATCCTCTCCGGGATGGCCGAGGTGGTGCTCGTGGTGGGCGCCGACGCGGCGCCCAAGGGGTTCTTCGCCCCGGCGGGCGGCGAGCGGCCGGACGATCCCGACTGGCTGCGCTTCCGGGTCCTGGGCGCCACCAACCCGGCCTACTTCGGTCTCTACGCCCGCCGCCGCATGGCCCTGCACGGGGACACCATCGATGATTTCGCGCTGGTCAAGGTGAAGAACGCGGCGGCGGGCGCGCTCAACCCGTACGCCCGCTACCGCAAGGCGGTGACCGCCGAGGAGGTCGCCGCCTCGGCCGTGGTCGCCGATCCGCTGCGGCTGCTCGACATCTGCGCGACCTCCGACGGGGCGGCCGCCCTGGTGCTGTGCGGCATGGACTACGCGCGCCGGCACGGGGCGCTCGACCCGGTCCGTATACGAGCCGTGTCCACGGTCACGCCCACCTACCCGAACACGGTCCTGGACCTGCCGGACATCGCCACCGACTCGGCGGTCGCGGCGGAGCCCTCGCCGTACTCCTTCCGCGCCTCCATCGCACGGGCCGCCTACGAGGAGGCCGGGATCGGGCCCGAGGACCTGTCGCTGGCCGAGGTGTACGACCTGTCGACCGCCCTGGAGCTGGAGTGGTACGAGGATCTGGGGCTGTGCGGCGCCGGGGAGGGCGCGAAGCTCGTACGGGAGGGCGTGACAGCGCTCGGCGGTCGCGTTCCGGTCAACGCGAGCGGGGGGCTCGCATCGTTCGGCGAGGCGGTGCCCGCCCAGGCCATCGCGCAGGTCTGCGAGCTCACCCGGCAGCTGCGCGGCACGGCGGGCGAGCGGCAGATCGACGGGGCACGGGCCGGGATCACCGCCAATCAGGGGCTGTTCGGGCACGGCTCGTCGGTGATCGCGGTGCGCTGA
- a CDS encoding MIP/aquaporin family protein gives MSNGDIFLGEVIGTSILILFGAGVCAAVTLNHSKARGAGWVVIAFGWGFGVLAGAYTAAPLSGGHLNPAVTVGVAVDTGEWDKVWLYVLGQLTGAMLGAVLAYLVYFAQFRANSERDGAVATLGIFSTIPEIRNPAANLVTEIIATVGLVLPVLAFGDTEGLGESGGTVLIVSLLVVGIGLSLGGPTGYAINPARDLGPRLVHSVLPIPRKGTSDWGYAWIPVAGPLAGGALGGLIHHAAF, from the coding sequence ATGAGCAACGGAGACATCTTCCTCGGTGAGGTCATCGGCACGTCGATCCTGATCCTCTTCGGCGCCGGGGTCTGCGCGGCGGTCACGCTCAACCACTCCAAGGCGAGGGGCGCCGGCTGGGTGGTCATCGCCTTCGGCTGGGGCTTCGGCGTGCTGGCCGGGGCGTACACCGCGGCGCCTCTGTCGGGCGGCCATCTCAATCCGGCGGTGACGGTCGGCGTCGCCGTCGACACCGGCGAGTGGGACAAGGTCTGGCTCTACGTCCTGGGCCAGCTGACCGGTGCGATGCTCGGCGCGGTCCTCGCCTACCTCGTGTACTTCGCCCAGTTCCGGGCCAACTCCGAGCGGGACGGCGCCGTTGCGACGCTCGGCATCTTCTCGACGATCCCCGAGATCAGGAATCCGGCCGCCAATCTGGTCACCGAGATCATCGCCACGGTGGGCCTGGTGCTGCCCGTGCTCGCCTTCGGCGACACCGAGGGCCTGGGCGAATCCGGCGGCACGGTGCTGATCGTGTCGCTGCTCGTCGTCGGCATCGGACTCTCCCTCGGCGGGCCCACCGGGTACGCCATCAACCCGGCCCGCGACCTCGGCCCGCGCCTGGTGCACAGCGTGCTGCCGATCCCCCGCAAGGGGACGTCGGACTGGGGTTACGCCTGGATACCGGTGGCGGGACCGCTGGCCGGCGGGGCCCTCGGCGGCCTCATCCACCACGCGGCCTTCTGA
- the glpK gene encoding glycerol kinase GlpK, with product MTEKFVAAIDQGTTSSRCIIFDQSGAIVAVDQREHRQIFPKPGWVEHDATEIWSKVQAVVAGALAKAGMRAEQLSALGITNQRETTVLWDRATGKPVHNAIVWQDTRTSALCAQLGAGDGQDRFRDATGLPLASYFSGPKAAWLLDNVPGLRTRAERGEIAFGTVDSWLIWNLTGGTAGGVHVTDVTNASRTMLMNLETLEWDSSILAAMNVPEAILPEIRSSAEVYGTAVGQLAGVPVASALGDQQAAIFGQACYDTGTAKNTYGTGSFLLLNTGGRPVPSKSGLITTVGYKIGDQAPVYCLEGSIAITGALVQWFRDQLGLIRSANEIETLAASVEDNGGAYIVPAFSGLFAPYWRSDARGVITGLTRYVTKAHLARAVLEATSWQTREVVDAMYQDSGVRITTLKVDGGMTVNKLLMQHQADVLGVPVIRPKVSETTCLGAAYAAGLATGVWAGLDELKAHWQKDVEWVPAMEAQLREREYGNWRKAVERSLGWHEEDGK from the coding sequence ATGACGGAGAAGTTCGTCGCAGCCATCGACCAGGGCACCACGTCCAGCCGCTGCATCATCTTCGACCAGAGCGGCGCCATCGTCGCCGTGGACCAGCGCGAGCACCGCCAGATCTTCCCGAAGCCCGGCTGGGTCGAGCACGACGCCACCGAGATCTGGTCCAAGGTGCAGGCCGTGGTCGCGGGCGCGCTGGCCAAGGCCGGGATGCGCGCGGAACAGCTCAGCGCGCTCGGCATCACCAACCAGCGCGAGACGACGGTCCTGTGGGACCGGGCGACCGGCAAGCCCGTGCACAACGCGATCGTCTGGCAGGACACCAGGACCTCCGCGCTCTGTGCCCAACTCGGCGCCGGGGACGGCCAGGACCGCTTCCGGGACGCCACCGGGCTGCCGCTGGCCAGCTACTTCTCCGGGCCGAAGGCGGCCTGGCTGCTCGACAACGTCCCGGGGCTGCGGACCCGCGCCGAGCGCGGCGAGATCGCGTTCGGGACCGTCGACTCCTGGCTGATCTGGAACCTGACCGGCGGCACGGCCGGCGGAGTGCACGTCACCGACGTCACCAACGCCTCGCGGACCATGCTGATGAATCTGGAGACCCTGGAGTGGGACTCCTCGATCCTGGCCGCGATGAACGTACCGGAGGCGATCCTTCCGGAGATCCGGTCCTCGGCCGAGGTGTACGGGACGGCGGTGGGCCAACTGGCGGGCGTGCCGGTGGCGTCCGCGCTCGGCGACCAGCAGGCGGCGATCTTCGGGCAGGCCTGCTACGACACCGGGACGGCCAAGAACACGTACGGGACCGGGAGTTTCCTGCTGCTCAACACCGGCGGCCGGCCCGTGCCCTCCAAGAGCGGCCTGATCACCACCGTTGGCTACAAGATCGGTGACCAGGCGCCGGTCTACTGCCTGGAGGGCTCGATCGCGATCACCGGAGCCCTGGTCCAGTGGTTCCGGGACCAGCTCGGCCTCATCCGCAGCGCCAACGAGATCGAGACGCTCGCCGCGAGCGTCGAGGACAACGGCGGCGCCTACATCGTGCCCGCCTTCTCCGGCCTGTTCGCGCCCTACTGGCGCTCGGACGCGCGCGGTGTCATCACCGGCCTGACCCGGTACGTCACCAAGGCGCACCTGGCCCGCGCGGTCCTGGAGGCCACCAGCTGGCAGACCCGCGAGGTGGTGGACGCGATGTACCAGGACTCCGGGGTACGGATCACCACGCTCAAGGTCGACGGCGGGATGACCGTCAACAAGCTCCTGATGCAGCATCAGGCGGATGTGCTCGGCGTGCCCGTGATCCGGCCGAAGGTCTCCGAGACGACCTGTCTGGGCGCCGCCTACGCGGCCGGGCTCGCCACCGGGGTGTGGGCGGGCCTGGACGAGCTCAAGGCGCACTGGCAGAAGGACGTGGAGTGGGTGCCCGCCATGGAGGCGCAGCTGCGCGAGCGCGAGTACGGCAACTGGCGCAAGGCGGTGGAGCGCAGCCTCGGCTGGCACGAGGAGGACGGGAAGTAG
- a CDS encoding ATP/GTP-binding protein codes for MAFGRSSRRKRPVEPVTLKILVAGGFGVGKTTLVGAVSEIRPLRTEERLSEAGRPVDDVAGVEAKNTTTVAMDFGRITLREDLVLYLFGTPGQDRFWFLWDELAQGALGAVVLADTRRLEDSFAAIDYFERRGLPFTVAVNCFDDAARYPADAVRSALDLDPDVPLIMTDARDREAVKDVLVAVVEHAMVLSERRRRPVSI; via the coding sequence ATGGCCTTCGGGCGCTCTAGCCGCAGGAAGCGGCCCGTCGAACCGGTGACGCTCAAGATCCTGGTGGCGGGCGGCTTCGGAGTCGGCAAGACCACTCTGGTGGGCGCGGTCAGCGAGATCCGGCCGTTGCGCACCGAGGAGCGGCTCAGCGAGGCCGGGCGGCCGGTCGACGACGTCGCGGGCGTGGAGGCGAAGAACACCACCACCGTCGCGATGGACTTCGGGCGCATCACCCTCCGCGAGGACCTGGTGCTGTACCTGTTCGGCACGCCCGGACAGGACCGCTTCTGGTTCCTCTGGGACGAGCTGGCGCAGGGGGCGCTGGGCGCGGTGGTCCTCGCGGACACCCGCCGCCTGGAGGACTCCTTCGCGGCGATCGACTACTTCGAGCGCCGGGGGCTGCCCTTCACCGTGGCCGTCAACTGCTTCGACGACGCGGCCCGTTACCCGGCCGACGCCGTGCGCTCCGCGCTCGACCTCGACCCGGACGTGCCGCTGATCATGACGGACGCGCGCGACCGCGAGGCCGTCAAGGACGTGCTGGTCGCGGTCGTGGAGCACGCGATGGTCCTCTCCGAGCGCAGACGCCGGCCGGTCTCGATCTGA
- a CDS encoding DUF742 domain-containing protein, with protein sequence MSEADQRAPANGPQQPDRVPQQSPPRQHHWFDDDAGPVVRPYAMTRGRTTSVGQHRLDLIAVVVPEPAADDPGRDHSLSPEHVEIVERCVGTPQSIAELAAGLDLPVGVVRVLVGDLVQDQLVHVSRPVPPAELPDESLLREVINGLRAL encoded by the coding sequence ATGAGTGAAGCAGACCAGCGGGCGCCGGCGAACGGCCCGCAGCAGCCGGACCGGGTGCCGCAGCAGTCGCCGCCCCGGCAGCACCACTGGTTCGACGACGACGCGGGACCGGTGGTGCGGCCGTACGCGATGACCCGCGGCCGCACCACCAGCGTCGGTCAGCACCGCCTCGACCTGATCGCGGTGGTGGTGCCCGAACCGGCCGCCGACGACCCGGGGCGGGACCACTCGCTCTCGCCCGAACACGTCGAGATCGTCGAGCGCTGCGTCGGCACCCCGCAGTCCATCGCCGAGCTCGCCGCCGGACTCGACCTGCCCGTCGGGGTGGTCCGCGTCCTGGTGGGCGATCTCGTCCAGGACCAGCTGGTGCACGTCTCCCGACCCGTTCCGCCGGCCGAGCTGCCGGACGAGTCCCTTCTCCGCGAGGTGATCAATGGCCTTCGGGCGCTCTAG
- a CDS encoding roadblock/LC7 domain-containing protein, with product MTAPKSAAQDVIGKGAGELNWLLDELVDRVGSIRKALVLSSDGLPTGTSRDLTREDGEHLAAVASGFHSLAKGVGRHFDVGGVRQTVVELDDAFLFVTAAGDGSCLAVLSDAESDVGQVAYEMTLMVKRVGAHLTTAPRTGLPTAG from the coding sequence ATGACCGCACCGAAGTCCGCAGCACAGGACGTCATCGGGAAGGGCGCCGGGGAACTCAACTGGTTGCTGGACGAGTTGGTCGACCGGGTCGGTTCCATCCGTAAGGCGCTCGTCCTGTCCAGCGACGGCCTGCCCACCGGCACGTCGAGGGATCTGACGCGGGAGGACGGCGAGCACCTGGCCGCCGTGGCCTCCGGTTTCCACAGCCTCGCCAAGGGGGTCGGCCGCCACTTCGACGTGGGCGGGGTCCGCCAGACCGTCGTGGAGCTCGACGACGCCTTCCTGTTCGTGACCGCCGCCGGCGACGGCAGCTGTCTGGCCGTCCTGTCCGACGCCGAGTCGGACGTCGGCCAGGTGGCGTACGAGATGACCCTGATGGTCAAGCGGGTCGGGGCCCACCTCACCACGGCACCACGGACCGGCCTGCCCACCGCAGGGTGA